The following coding sequences lie in one Mycobacterium sp. Z3061 genomic window:
- a CDS encoding acyltransferase, with product MSTQLIRPLQAQRFDVRCNVGDAIVANLAVHIVFFFDRRLDTRALADAFAHALTEHPIFAGRMTIADGRMRVRCKGQGVPFTSASSDRTLAEAVRSASEDKGRWLIDPVNGVTARWGLGPLCKVRVTHLADDATAIGFSWHHVVGDMQTFMHFMNAWSAAAGDRPLAEPLIVEDRAAYLDQHLPPDGARRPGVRCLGWAELARSAVYLAKDARKQRTLTLYFGEDEIARMRDAYGDRLRLSANDVVCAQICEALRKADPAMDHRTLSIVVNARNRCGLDPMLAGNIVTTLNLDLRSGEAAGSFAERIRRSVNRFADEHCDMRINQRFLDDAGPSRAARCVTANFNPARWNPLISNVSGFGVYRVRFEDTFPSYCTLVMQLPVAGGGVLMDGADGRGLVFQMALPPRVFEAMSSPAIQEHLHRFRLVGDDIPPLHRAMHV from the coding sequence ATGTCGACTCAGCTGATCCGTCCACTTCAGGCTCAACGGTTCGATGTTCGCTGCAACGTCGGCGACGCCATTGTGGCGAACCTGGCAGTGCACATCGTTTTCTTCTTCGACCGTCGGCTCGACACACGCGCGCTCGCCGACGCATTCGCACATGCGCTCACCGAACATCCAATTTTCGCCGGGCGAATGACCATCGCCGACGGCAGAATGCGCGTCCGTTGCAAGGGCCAAGGTGTGCCCTTCACGTCGGCGTCGTCGGACCGCACGCTGGCTGAGGCGGTCCGGTCGGCGTCTGAGGACAAGGGACGATGGCTCATCGATCCGGTGAACGGGGTCACCGCCCGGTGGGGCCTGGGTCCGCTGTGCAAGGTCCGTGTCACCCACCTCGCCGACGACGCCACCGCGATCGGTTTCTCATGGCACCACGTGGTCGGTGACATGCAGACGTTCATGCACTTCATGAATGCGTGGAGCGCCGCCGCTGGCGACAGGCCACTCGCAGAGCCGTTGATCGTCGAAGACCGCGCTGCCTACCTCGACCAGCATCTACCCCCCGACGGTGCCCGGAGGCCCGGCGTGCGTTGTCTGGGGTGGGCGGAACTCGCGCGCAGTGCGGTGTACCTGGCAAAGGATGCGCGCAAACAACGGACCCTGACCCTCTACTTCGGGGAAGACGAAATCGCCCGCATGCGCGACGCCTACGGCGACCGGCTTCGCCTGTCTGCCAACGACGTTGTCTGCGCGCAGATTTGCGAGGCGCTCCGCAAGGCGGACCCCGCGATGGATCATCGCACGCTGTCGATTGTCGTAAATGCGAGGAATCGTTGCGGACTCGACCCGATGTTGGCCGGCAACATCGTCACGACGCTGAACCTGGACCTGCGAAGTGGCGAAGCTGCCGGATCTTTTGCGGAACGCATCCGACGCAGCGTGAATCGATTCGCCGATGAACACTGTGACATGCGGATCAACCAGCGGTTTCTGGACGATGCCGGGCCATCGCGGGCCGCTCGCTGTGTGACCGCCAACTTCAATCCAGCCCGGTGGAATCCGCTTATTTCCAACGTGAGTGGCTTCGGCGTTTATCGCGTCCGATTCGAGGACACCTTTCCGTCCTACTGCACCCTGGTGATGCAATTACCGGTAGCGGGCGGCGGTGTCTTGATGGACGGGGCAGACGGACGCGGGCTGGTCTTCCAGATGGCATTGCCGCCCAGGGTATTTGAGGCCATGTCGAGCCCGGCGATTCAGGAGCATCTGCACCGGTTCCGGCTCGTCGGTGACGACATCCCGCCCCTGCATCGTGCGATGCACGTCTGA
- a CDS encoding cytochrome P450 produces the protein MIDPATATACDTRPNGMNPPRPHLPKLLQGVEFAFFRRKAMDNWIKRHGHVFEINVPFFGHTVIVSDPALARSVCTAGTDQLVNVQPNLSNLFGPGSIFALDGHPHHDRRRLLAPAVHGTKLAYYERLIENETLRESANWPEDKEFRILEPMNRITLNVILRIVFGPAGSDRSDGSDRSDGSDRSDGVEMAELRRIIPRYLKFGQLIAFVPPPRFWTGRRSPWIRLHRRSFDRIVDRIIDRAEADPRLEERTDILALLLRANREGGTAMSRPDICDELLAFISAGHETTASALGWMFERLRRHPDVLADLVAELDAGGSDLRRAAILELLRVRTVLDVAGRRVSAPHFDLGKWRIPQGHTMLVRIADLHQNPEIFSEPTTFDPHRFCGTRPPSSGWMAFGGGARRCLGADFALTEMDVVLRTVLRNFRIQTGAAPDEKSHFRGIAHTPKQGARVVVNRRK, from the coding sequence ATGATCGATCCGGCTACCGCCACGGCGTGCGACACACGACCGAACGGCATGAACCCGCCGCGACCACACCTACCCAAACTCCTGCAGGGCGTCGAATTCGCTTTCTTTCGCCGGAAAGCGATGGATAACTGGATCAAACGGCACGGACACGTCTTCGAGATAAACGTCCCGTTCTTCGGCCACACCGTGATCGTTTCGGACCCGGCCCTGGCGCGGTCGGTGTGTACGGCCGGCACCGACCAACTCGTCAACGTCCAGCCGAACCTCAGCAATCTGTTCGGGCCCGGATCGATATTCGCGCTCGACGGCCACCCGCACCACGATCGGCGCCGGTTGCTCGCCCCGGCAGTCCACGGTACGAAGCTCGCCTACTACGAGCGGCTCATCGAGAACGAGACGTTGCGGGAAAGCGCAAACTGGCCGGAGGACAAGGAGTTCCGGATCCTCGAGCCGATGAACAGGATCACCCTGAACGTGATCCTGCGAATCGTATTCGGCCCCGCCGGGTCCGACAGGTCCGACGGTTCCGACAGGTCCGACGGTTCCGACAGGTCCGACGGTGTGGAAATGGCGGAACTTCGCCGCATCATCCCGCGTTACCTGAAATTCGGCCAACTCATTGCGTTCGTGCCGCCGCCGCGATTCTGGACCGGACGTCGCAGCCCATGGATTAGATTGCACCGCCGGTCATTTGACCGGATCGTGGACAGAATTATCGACCGCGCCGAGGCGGATCCGCGACTGGAGGAGCGGACAGACATCCTGGCTCTGCTGCTGCGTGCGAACCGCGAGGGCGGAACCGCAATGTCGCGCCCGGACATCTGCGACGAACTGCTGGCGTTCATCAGCGCGGGCCACGAGACAACGGCATCAGCTCTGGGCTGGATGTTCGAGCGATTGCGCCGGCACCCTGACGTGCTGGCGGATCTAGTGGCAGAGCTCGACGCGGGCGGCAGCGACCTGCGACGCGCCGCCATCTTGGAGTTGCTGCGGGTACGTACCGTCCTCGATGTCGCCGGTCGCCGGGTGAGCGCGCCCCACTTCGATCTCGGCAAGTGGCGGATTCCGCAGGGCCACACGATGCTGGTGCGAATCGCCGATCTGCACCAGAACCCCGAAATATTCTCTGAACCAACCACATTCGACCCACACAGGTTTTGCGGCACCAGGCCGCCGTCGTCAGGCTGGATGGCGTTCGGCGGTGGAGCGCGGCGGTGCCTCGGCGCTGATTTCGCGCTCACCGAGATGGACGTCGTGCTGCGGACGGTGCTGCGGAATTTCCGGATCCAGACCGGCGCCGCCCCCGACGAGAAGTCGCATTTCCGCGGAATTGCCCACACCCCGAAACAGGGCGCCCGCGTGGTAGTGAATCGCAGAAAGTAG
- a CDS encoding DUF222 domain-containing protein, with product MSVTYPVASYEQPPVKRLEVLFEELSELAGQRNAIDGRIVEIVAEMDRDGLCGSTGARSVEAVVAWKLGTTAGNARTITTVARRAQEFPRCAAGLRQGRLSLDQVGVIAARAGDGSDAHYEQLASVATVSQLRTAIKCEPRPKPDRRPPPAITKTSTEDSTCWRITLPHTEAAKFEAALASHREALITQWKHDRPEVASESAPPMPDTMDAFLRLVEAGWDAEATARPHAAHTTVVVHLDVDAHAAELHLGPLLSEGDRHYLTCDATCEVWFERDGQPIGAGRTTRTINRRLRRALEHRHPCCAVPGCGATRGLHAHHIRHWEHGGPTELINLILLCPYHHRLHHRGEITISGDADHLTITDRDGDILLPGSLARPPTNPPPDVAPYPGPTGERAQWKWYTPFQPKPPPTTN from the coding sequence GTGTCGGTGACCTACCCGGTGGCCTCTTACGAGCAGCCTCCTGTCAAGCGTTTGGAGGTGTTGTTCGAGGAGTTGTCGGAGTTGGCGGGTCAGCGCAACGCGATCGACGGGCGGATCGTCGAGATCGTCGCGGAGATGGATCGCGACGGGTTGTGTGGGTCCACCGGGGCGCGCTCGGTGGAGGCGGTGGTGGCCTGGAAGCTGGGCACCACCGCGGGCAATGCGCGCACGATCACCACGGTGGCGCGGCGGGCCCAGGAATTCCCCCGGTGTGCGGCGGGGTTGCGGCAGGGCCGGCTGTCGCTGGATCAGGTCGGGGTCATCGCCGCCCGCGCCGGCGACGGATCCGATGCCCATTACGAGCAGCTGGCCAGTGTCGCCACGGTCAGCCAGCTGCGCACCGCAATCAAGTGTGAACCGCGCCCGAAACCCGATCGGCGCCCGCCACCGGCGATCACCAAGACCAGCACCGAAGACTCCACGTGCTGGCGCATCACCCTGCCGCACACCGAAGCGGCGAAATTCGAGGCCGCACTGGCCTCCCATCGCGAGGCCCTGATCACCCAGTGGAAACACGACCGCCCCGAGGTTGCTTCGGAGTCCGCGCCGCCGATGCCCGACACCATGGATGCGTTCCTGCGGCTGGTCGAGGCCGGTTGGGACGCCGAGGCCACCGCCCGCCCGCACGCCGCGCACACCACGGTGGTGGTGCACCTCGACGTCGACGCGCACGCCGCCGAGCTGCACCTGGGCCCGCTCTTGAGTGAGGGCGACCGCCACTACCTGACGTGCGATGCCACCTGCGAAGTCTGGTTCGAACGCGACGGCCAGCCCATCGGCGCCGGCCGCACGACCCGCACGATCAACCGGCGGCTGCGCCGCGCGCTCGAGCACCGCCACCCCTGCTGCGCGGTGCCCGGCTGCGGGGCCACCCGCGGCCTGCACGCCCACCACATCCGGCACTGGGAACACGGCGGCCCCACCGAACTGATCAACCTGATCCTGCTGTGCCCCTATCACCACCGCCTACACCACCGAGGCGAGATCACCATCTCCGGGGACGCCGACCACCTCACCATCACCGACCGCGACGGCGACATCCTGCTCCCCGGCTCCCTGGCCCGACCACCCACCAACCCCCCACCCGACGTCGCCCCCTACCCCGGGCCCACCGGCGAACGCGCCCAATGGAAGTGGTACACCCCCTTCCAACCCAAACCACCCCCCACCACCAACTAG
- a CDS encoding TetR/AcrR family transcriptional regulator translates to MSESTQRAYGGQSAPERRRQRRRRLLDAAMDAMARNEWRSVTVDKLCAAAGLNKRYFYESFGDVDALSAAVVDDIADEVRTATLAAVGAVIEQPLEAQALAGVAAAVRVLVDDPRRARVLLGGVASSPELQAHRNTVMRRLTEVLVAHGRAVHDVELEADPLAKVAPSFIVGGTAEAILAFVNGDVDLSVDELIGQLATLWLITGNGAAQVARARMA, encoded by the coding sequence GTGTCCGAGTCAACTCAGCGGGCCTACGGTGGGCAGTCCGCGCCGGAGCGCCGACGGCAGCGCCGCCGGCGACTGTTGGACGCGGCGATGGACGCGATGGCACGCAATGAATGGCGCAGCGTCACAGTCGACAAGCTCTGCGCCGCAGCCGGTTTGAATAAGAGGTACTTCTACGAAAGCTTCGGCGATGTTGATGCGCTGTCTGCTGCGGTCGTCGACGACATCGCGGACGAGGTGCGCACGGCAACCCTGGCGGCCGTCGGGGCGGTGATCGAGCAGCCATTGGAGGCCCAGGCGCTGGCCGGGGTGGCGGCGGCCGTGCGCGTCCTGGTCGACGATCCCCGACGGGCCCGGGTGCTGCTCGGTGGCGTCGCTTCCTCACCCGAGCTGCAGGCTCACCGCAACACGGTGATGCGCCGGCTGACCGAGGTGTTGGTCGCCCACGGTCGCGCGGTGCACGATGTCGAGCTGGAGGCAGACCCGCTGGCCAAGGTGGCGCCGTCGTTCATCGTCGGTGGGACGGCCGAGGCGATCCTGGCCTTCGTCAACGGTGACGTCGACCTGTCGGTGGACGAGTTGATCGGTCAGCTCGCCACGCTGTGGCTGATCACCGGCAACGGTGCCGCGCAGGTGGCCCGGGCGCGAATGGCGTAG
- a CDS encoding SDR family NAD(P)-dependent oxidoreductase, with protein MIKLKGAVVCVTGGARGIGRATANSLAARGATVWIGDLDADECFRTAREIGVRAAHLDVTDEASVAAFHRAASADGPVVMLVNNAGIQYMGSFVEQKLSAYHREVAVNLVGVINGMHEFLPEMLERNYGHIVNVASMAAKVTTPGISVYCATKYAVAALSRAVRAEIADTDVTITTLMPTAVHTELTAGVSLNLLPTRQPEQIAETIADSARRPGREVTVPWWLAPFGAIEEVTPEPLMHRLKRIATRNEPPGHFDEQRRRGYLDRIG; from the coding sequence ATGATCAAGCTCAAGGGCGCGGTCGTCTGCGTCACCGGAGGCGCACGCGGCATCGGTCGTGCCACCGCCAATTCGCTTGCAGCGCGCGGAGCGACCGTATGGATCGGTGACCTGGATGCCGACGAGTGCTTCCGCACCGCCCGCGAGATCGGGGTCCGGGCGGCACATCTGGACGTCACAGACGAAGCCAGTGTCGCCGCGTTCCACCGCGCCGCATCCGCGGACGGGCCGGTGGTGATGCTGGTGAACAATGCCGGCATCCAGTACATGGGTTCTTTTGTGGAACAAAAACTTTCGGCTTACCACCGCGAGGTGGCGGTGAACCTGGTGGGCGTCATCAACGGGATGCACGAATTCCTGCCCGAGATGCTCGAGCGCAACTACGGTCACATCGTCAACGTGGCGTCGATGGCGGCCAAGGTCACCACTCCCGGAATCTCCGTCTACTGCGCGACGAAGTATGCGGTGGCCGCACTTTCGCGCGCGGTGCGCGCCGAGATCGCCGACACCGACGTCACCATCACCACGCTGATGCCGACAGCCGTGCACACCGAGTTGACTGCGGGGGTGTCGCTGAACCTGCTGCCTACTAGGCAACCCGAACAGATCGCCGAGACCATTGCGGACAGTGCGCGGCGACCCGGGCGGGAGGTTACCGTGCCGTGGTGGCTGGCGCCCTTCGGAGCCATCGAAGAAGTGACACCCGAACCGTTGATGCATCGCCTCAAGCGGATTGCGACCCGCAACGAGCCGCCGGGCCACTTCGACGAACAACGCCGCCGCGGTTACCTGGACCGGATCGGTTAG
- a CDS encoding alpha/beta fold hydrolase, with translation MTTLRTIDLHGERVAYRDEGAGEVLLLIHGMGGNSNNWYEMIPALAKKYRVIAPDLLGHGQTAKPRADYSLGAFAVWLRDLLDALGIPRVTIVGHSLGGGIAMQFAHQHRDYCERLILISSGGLGNEVNRTLRLASLPGSGVLLQLASAKPVIKARMALAAVGNRSDLSHHWEAHAALANRENRQAFLRTLRAVVDGRGQAVCALNRLHFNADRPVLIITGDQDPVIPVAHAHAAHQAMPHSRLHVIPGVAHHPHTECAQTVARLIHDFIGSDEEHADAAVSLADWSAAQRAGSRHAAPRVSRRRARRHLQAVPHADESLCG, from the coding sequence ATGACCACTCTCCGAACGATCGATCTGCACGGCGAACGTGTCGCATACCGCGACGAAGGCGCCGGCGAGGTGCTGCTGCTGATCCACGGGATGGGCGGCAACTCGAACAACTGGTACGAGATGATCCCCGCGCTTGCCAAGAAGTATCGCGTCATCGCACCGGACCTGCTGGGCCACGGCCAGACCGCCAAGCCGCGGGCCGATTACTCGCTGGGTGCCTTTGCGGTGTGGTTGCGGGATCTGCTTGACGCCCTTGGTATTCCGCGGGTGACGATCGTCGGCCACTCGCTGGGCGGCGGCATCGCGATGCAGTTCGCACACCAGCACCGCGACTACTGCGAACGACTGATCCTGATCAGCAGCGGCGGACTGGGCAACGAGGTGAACCGGACATTGCGGCTCGCTTCACTGCCCGGTTCGGGGGTTCTGCTGCAACTGGCGTCCGCCAAGCCGGTGATCAAAGCCCGGATGGCGCTTGCGGCCGTGGGCAACCGATCCGACCTCAGCCACCACTGGGAGGCCCACGCCGCACTGGCCAACCGGGAAAACCGCCAGGCGTTCCTGCGCACCCTGCGCGCCGTCGTCGACGGGCGCGGACAGGCGGTCTGCGCGCTGAACCGCCTGCACTTCAACGCCGACCGGCCGGTGCTGATCATCACCGGCGATCAGGACCCCGTGATCCCGGTCGCCCACGCACACGCGGCCCACCAGGCCATGCCGCACAGCCGGCTGCACGTCATCCCCGGCGTAGCCCACCATCCCCACACCGAGTGCGCCCAGACGGTGGCGCGGCTCATCCACGACTTCATCGGCTCCGACGAGGAGCACGCGGACGCTGCCGTGTCGCTGGCCGACTGGTCGGCAGCGCAGCGCGCCGGATCTCGGCACGCCGCGCCGCGGGTCAGCCGGCGACGCGCGCGGCGGCACCTGCAGGCAGTGCCGCACGCCGACGAATCCCTCTGCGGCTGA